GTTCTCAAACCGCATCTTTCGCTCAATGTCCCTGATCTTTCTACTCAGCGTGTTCTTTGTGCTGCCGGGCATATTCAGGAAGGATACCGATACGAGCTCGAGACTTTTTTTAAGCCTGTTGCTCTCCGGTTCCCTTACCCTCAATACCTGTGCGTCGATCCTGGTTTCTGCTCCGTCAATGCTCAATATGATCCCGATGGTCGAGTTGGTCTGGAAGGGGGTGTTTCTTTTATGACTGAAGCTCGCGCCGCCGATGGAAATGTCAAGGATGCCGGCCCTCTCCCCGTCAATATAGATATCGAGACCGCTGTTGCTCGGCGGCTCCAACCGGTAGAACATTCTCAGGTTATAGGGCGCGGCGTCGGCTTCCTGCGTTAGAACTATTGCCTGTGTCGTTTCCGAGGAACTCAGCTTATAGTCTTTTACAAACTCCAGCGCCCTCGCCGGAAAACCATACCTTAAAGGTCTGCCCTCTTCTTTCCCGAGGTAGGTTATGTAGACAATCCTGTTCAGGTAACTTTTCAGAATAGGGGGGTCTGTCTGTGCTACTATAATCTTTTCCCCCGCAACATCATGGACCAT
This sequence is a window from Syntrophorhabdaceae bacterium. Protein-coding genes within it:
- a CDS encoding PilZ domain-containing protein, which codes for MNVKPGTHIAITVDMDPLRETIDVKNSMVHDVAGEKIIVAQTDPPILKSYLNRIVYITYLGKEEGRPLRYGFPARALEFVKDYKLSSSETTQAIVLTQEADAAPYNLRMFYRLEPPSNSGLDIYIDGERAGILDISIGGASFSHKRNTPFQTNSTIGIILSIDGAETRIDAQVLRVREPESNRLKKSLELVSVSFLNMPGSTKNTLSRKIRDIERKMRFENKFY